Proteins found in one Prosthecobacter sp. genomic segment:
- a CDS encoding MoxR family ATPase — MNPIPTETPSTFAPPPAGYTPPSLPKSTTIFQQIHAAVGQVFVGQPEVLHQVLAALLAGGHVLLEGKPGLGKTHLVLALSHTFGGSFRRIQFTPDLMPSDVCGHTLFDMSSSTFRVRHGPVFANLLLADEINRAPAKTQSALLEVMQETQVTIDGESHKLAPPFMTFATQNPIEQEGTYPLPEAQLDRFLLKVLIDYPDVANETWIVKAVSSRASGGGLSTSSVPQICTPQDIIDAQEEAAAVQAVEQVVDYAVSIVRATRQHSAISLGAGTRGAISLVRIAKSYALLEGRGYITPADVKRAVLPVLRHRVQLAPEIAISGQSVDDMLTSLLKTVEAPRV, encoded by the coding sequence ATGAACCCGATCCCCACCGAAACGCCCAGCACGTTCGCGCCGCCTCCCGCCGGTTACACGCCGCCGTCTTTGCCGAAGAGCACGACGATCTTTCAGCAGATTCACGCGGCGGTGGGGCAGGTTTTTGTGGGGCAGCCTGAAGTGTTGCATCAGGTGCTCGCTGCGCTGCTGGCAGGCGGTCATGTGCTGCTCGAAGGCAAACCTGGCCTGGGCAAGACGCATCTTGTTCTCGCTCTTTCGCACACGTTTGGCGGCAGCTTCAGGCGCATCCAGTTCACGCCCGACTTAATGCCCTCGGATGTCTGCGGCCACACCTTGTTCGACATGAGCAGCAGCACGTTCCGCGTGCGTCACGGCCCGGTGTTTGCCAATTTGCTGCTGGCGGATGAAATCAACCGCGCTCCGGCCAAAACGCAGTCCGCGCTGCTCGAAGTGATGCAGGAGACGCAGGTCACGATTGATGGTGAGAGCCACAAACTCGCGCCGCCGTTCATGACCTTCGCCACACAGAATCCCATCGAGCAGGAAGGCACTTATCCGCTGCCAGAGGCCCAACTCGACCGCTTCCTGCTCAAGGTACTCATCGACTACCCCGACGTGGCGAATGAAACGTGGATTGTGAAGGCGGTGTCCTCGCGTGCATCTGGTGGAGGTCTTTCGACATCGAGCGTGCCGCAGATTTGCACGCCACAGGACATCATCGACGCTCAGGAAGAAGCCGCCGCCGTGCAGGCGGTCGAACAAGTCGTTGATTACGCGGTGAGCATCGTGCGCGCCACGCGTCAGCACAGCGCGATCTCGCTCGGAGCAGGCACGCGTGGCGCGATCAGTCTCGTGCGCATCGCCAAATCGTATGCATTGCTCGAAGGTCGTGGCTACATCACGCCTGCGGATGTGAAACGCGCCGTGCTGCCGGTGCTGCGGCACCGCGTGCAGCTCGCGCCGGAAATCGCCATCAGCGGCCAGAGTGTGGATGACATGCTGACCTCGCTGCTCAAGACCGTCGAAGCTCCCCGCGTCTGA
- a CDS encoding DUF58 domain-containing protein encodes MRPTALLLKLLIAWLILAVAACVWEKFVILWQIAGGVLLLVLIVDACTLPRRGRITGKRSLPGRFALGVGSSVTLTVTHSMRRTLALEVFDGIPTAAEAEGLPHRVSVPAGEFAAISYQARFVRRGQHAFTPGHVLAGSMFGLWQNLHFVAGESQTKAYPNYEPVVRFAMLAMANRVETMGIIKRRRMGASLDFHQLRDYQDGDVLSRIDWKATSRRSTLVSRDYEETRNQTILLVPDCGRRMRALDGGLSQFDHCLNAMLLIAFIALRQGDEVGVVGFGGVQRWLPPVKGAHSMPKLLNHLYNYEASAEPSDFIEAAERVMTLQRRRALVILLTNLRSEDGATLASAVSAMQRRHLVLTATLREQELEHRAEAPIGHLHDALQYGAMTHYFGERRRLLESLRSQRVLTVDESAQMLPVALANKYLDVKAGGLL; translated from the coding sequence ATGCGCCCGACCGCACTGCTGCTGAAACTGCTCATCGCCTGGCTCATCCTGGCGGTGGCGGCGTGTGTTTGGGAGAAGTTTGTGATCTTGTGGCAGATCGCGGGAGGTGTTCTGCTGCTGGTGCTGATCGTGGATGCCTGCACTTTGCCGCGTCGTGGGCGCATCACCGGGAAGCGTTCGCTGCCGGGACGTTTTGCGCTGGGTGTCGGATCTTCGGTGACGTTGACGGTGACGCATTCGATGCGGCGCACGCTTGCCCTGGAGGTGTTCGACGGCATTCCGACCGCCGCGGAGGCGGAAGGTCTGCCGCATCGCGTGAGCGTACCGGCAGGCGAGTTTGCAGCGATCAGCTATCAGGCTCGGTTTGTGCGTCGCGGGCAGCATGCCTTCACACCAGGGCATGTGCTTGCGGGTTCGATGTTCGGACTGTGGCAAAATCTGCATTTCGTCGCGGGTGAGAGCCAGACGAAGGCTTATCCAAACTACGAGCCGGTCGTGCGTTTCGCCATGCTGGCGATGGCGAACCGCGTCGAGACCATGGGCATCATCAAACGCCGTCGCATGGGTGCCTCGCTCGATTTCCATCAACTGCGCGACTATCAGGACGGCGATGTGCTTTCCCGCATCGACTGGAAGGCCACCTCGCGTCGTTCGACTCTCGTCAGTCGTGATTACGAGGAGACACGCAATCAAACCATCCTGCTCGTGCCTGATTGCGGCCGCCGCATGCGTGCGCTCGATGGCGGGCTCAGTCAATTCGACCACTGTTTGAACGCGATGCTGCTCATCGCCTTCATCGCGCTGCGTCAGGGCGATGAAGTCGGCGTCGTGGGCTTTGGTGGCGTGCAGCGCTGGCTGCCGCCGGTGAAAGGCGCGCACAGCATGCCGAAGCTGCTCAATCATCTCTACAATTACGAGGCCAGTGCCGAGCCGAGTGATTTCATCGAGGCTGCCGAGCGCGTCATGACGCTGCAACGCCGCCGCGCGCTCGTGATCCTGCTCACCAACCTGCGCAGTGAGGACGGCGCGACGCTGGCTTCCGCCGTCAGTGCCATGCAGCGCCGCCATCTCGTGCTCACAGCCACCTTGCGCGAGCAGGAGCTCGAACACCGTGCCGAGGCACCGATTGGTCATCTTCACGACGCGCTGCAATACGGTGCCATGACACATTATTTCGGTGAACGCCGCCGCTTGCTCGAATCGCTGCGCTCACAGCGTGTCCTCACCGTGGATGAATCCGCGCAGATGCTGCCGGTGGCGCTGGCGAACAAGTATCTGGATGTGAAGGCGGGCGGGCTGCTTTAA
- a CDS encoding DegT/DnrJ/EryC1/StrS family aminotransferase: MTPPSNPLFPPYPLEDQRRHQIELSHTIRRVLDSGSYILGEEVTAFEAEFTAFLGVKQVVGVASGTDAIEVMLRALEIGPGSKVVVPSFAPSAVAAGVTRCGAEPLFADIEADTFTLCPESLDAVLRSPAGQGVKAVLAVHLYGHPADWQNLRQVADEHGIVLLEDCAQAHGAVWHEHMAGTLGRAAAFSFYPTKNLAALGDAGAVATNDEELAERMRLIRQYGWKSRHISEVAGVNSRLDELQAAVLRVKLPTLRNGVQQRRRLAAEYDARLMNSNLVTPPSVRGGCEHAYHQYVVRCGRRDELMEHLQRSGIPAAVHYPVPLHRQPAFGGSEQALPESDRAAAEVISLPLHPYLSEDAVDAVCCAIESEDYACS, encoded by the coding sequence ATGACACCGCCTTCCAACCCATTGTTTCCGCCGTATCCACTCGAGGATCAGCGGCGGCATCAAATCGAGCTTTCACACACGATCCGCCGTGTCCTCGATAGCGGCAGCTACATTTTGGGCGAGGAAGTGACCGCCTTTGAAGCCGAGTTTACCGCTTTTCTCGGTGTGAAGCAGGTCGTCGGCGTGGCGAGCGGCACAGATGCGATCGAGGTGATGCTGCGGGCGCTTGAAATCGGACCTGGAAGCAAGGTGGTCGTCCCATCCTTTGCTCCATCCGCCGTGGCGGCAGGGGTGACACGCTGTGGCGCGGAACCGCTGTTTGCGGACATCGAGGCGGACACATTCACGCTATGTCCCGAGTCACTGGACGCCGTGCTGCGTTCTCCGGCGGGGCAGGGGGTGAAAGCGGTGCTGGCAGTGCATCTTTACGGGCATCCGGCGGACTGGCAGAACCTGAGACAGGTGGCCGATGAGCATGGCATCGTGCTGCTGGAGGACTGTGCGCAGGCGCATGGCGCGGTCTGGCACGAGCACATGGCCGGAACTCTCGGCAGGGCGGCGGCGTTCAGCTTTTATCCGACCAAAAATCTCGCGGCGCTTGGTGATGCGGGAGCGGTGGCGACGAATGACGAGGAACTTGCCGAACGCATGCGGTTGATCCGTCAGTATGGCTGGAAGAGCCGTCACATCAGCGAGGTTGCAGGTGTGAACAGCCGGCTCGATGAACTGCAAGCGGCGGTGCTGCGGGTGAAGTTGCCAACGCTGAGGAATGGCGTTCAGCAGCGGCGGAGATTGGCGGCAGAGTATGATGCCAGGCTGATGAACAGCAATCTCGTGACACCGCCTTCGGTGAGGGGCGGCTGCGAGCACGCTTATCATCAATACGTGGTGCGTTGTGGTCGGCGGGATGAACTCATGGAGCATCTGCAACGAAGCGGGATTCCGGCGGCGGTGCATTATCCGGTGCCGTTGCACCGGCAGCCGGCTTTTGGCGGCAGCGAGCAGGCACTGCCGGAAAGTGACCGGGCTGCCGCTGAAGTGATTTCTCTGCCGCTGCATCCCTACCTGTCCGAGGACGCGGTGGATGCTGTGTGTTGTGCCATCGAAAGCGAAGATTATGCATGCTCCTGA
- a CDS encoding class I SAM-dependent methyltransferase, whose translation MHAPEYDTLRAVEDRHWWYAVLRSLVLCALAGRLPPRGHLLDAGCGTGGMLDFLRGRIRHLDVEGIDVSAQAVGHCQRRGLSTIREGSVHELPFDDGDFDAVLSLDVLYHAEVDEERALAEMSRVLRPGGLLVLNLPAFECLRGSHDAAVCGVRRYMAYHVRSLLEHHSLRVEMIHYWNAWLFLPLLIWRRWSRLGLKPEMEPASDVKLPPAWLNRSLKTAGRLDACLCRVLRLPFGSSVFAVAKKLNPQPGGQDHGAGR comes from the coding sequence ATGCATGCTCCTGAATATGACACACTCCGGGCGGTGGAAGACCGTCACTGGTGGTATGCAGTTCTGCGCAGCCTGGTGCTGTGTGCGCTGGCAGGCAGGCTGCCGCCACGTGGCCATTTGCTGGACGCAGGCTGCGGAACCGGGGGCATGCTGGATTTTTTACGCGGGCGAATCCGCCATCTCGATGTGGAGGGCATCGATGTTTCGGCACAGGCGGTGGGGCATTGCCAGCGGCGCGGTTTGAGCACCATACGCGAGGGGTCGGTGCATGAGCTGCCGTTTGATGATGGTGATTTCGACGCCGTGCTGAGCCTGGACGTGTTGTATCATGCCGAAGTGGATGAAGAACGGGCTCTGGCAGAGATGAGCCGTGTGCTGAGGCCGGGCGGTCTGCTGGTGCTGAACCTGCCCGCGTTTGAATGCCTGCGCGGATCGCATGATGCGGCGGTTTGTGGTGTCAGGCGCTACATGGCGTATCATGTGCGGTCGCTGCTCGAACATCATAGTCTCCGCGTCGAGATGATCCATTACTGGAACGCCTGGCTGTTTCTGCCGCTGCTCATTTGGCGGCGCTGGAGCCGTCTGGGCCTGAAGCCGGAGATGGAACCCGCCTCAGACGTCAAGCTGCCGCCCGCATGGTTGAACCGATCCCTGAAAACTGCGGGCAGGCTGGATGCCTGCCTGTGCCGTGTGCTGCGCCTTCCGTTTGGATCGTCCGTCTTTGCCGTGGCGAAAAAATTGAATCCGCAACCGGGAGGACAGGATCATGGCGCTGGTCGATGA
- a CDS encoding glycosyltransferase family 2 protein — MALVDETPEVSFVVPLHNTGESLPRLLEAFRVAEIGCSWELVLVDDGSVDGTFARASELARDYPVPVTLVELVRNFGEHAAVLEAYRRARGRFVVNLDDDLQNPVSEALKLLKHLRESNAEVVYSSYTDKKHSWPRNVASWLANRCATFLLGKPRDLYLSSFRALRRELIGRIITYRGPYPYIDGLILGATNRIATLEVEHVERADGRSGYTPRKLIRLALSLLFDFSVMPLRLASVLGVVLCVVGALILVEVVIETMFVGQRQLGWGSLMGALAVFSGAQLLMLGIIGEYVGRAFLTVSGKPQSLVRTVIQHETQTA, encoded by the coding sequence ATGGCGCTGGTCGATGAGACTCCTGAGGTGAGTTTTGTGGTGCCGCTGCACAACACGGGAGAGTCGCTGCCACGGCTGCTGGAGGCCTTCCGCGTGGCAGAGATCGGGTGTTCCTGGGAACTGGTGCTGGTGGATGATGGCAGCGTGGATGGCACGTTCGCGCGTGCGAGTGAGCTGGCGCGTGATTACCCGGTTCCGGTCACGCTGGTGGAGCTGGTGCGAAATTTTGGCGAGCACGCGGCGGTGCTGGAGGCGTACCGTCGGGCACGAGGCCGGTTCGTGGTGAATCTGGACGATGATCTGCAAAACCCGGTGAGCGAGGCACTCAAGCTGCTGAAACACCTGCGCGAATCCAATGCCGAGGTGGTTTATTCGTCGTACACGGACAAGAAGCACTCCTGGCCGCGCAATGTGGCGAGCTGGCTGGCGAACCGCTGCGCCACTTTTCTGCTGGGCAAGCCGCGTGATCTTTATCTGTCCAGCTTCCGGGCGCTGCGGCGCGAGCTGATCGGACGAATCATCACCTACCGCGGTCCGTATCCCTACATCGACGGTTTGATTCTGGGCGCCACGAACCGCATCGCAACCCTGGAGGTCGAACATGTGGAGCGGGCGGATGGCCGGAGCGGTTACACGCCGCGCAAGCTGATCCGTCTGGCTTTGAGCCTGCTGTTTGATTTCAGCGTCATGCCGTTGCGTCTGGCCAGCGTGCTGGGAGTCGTGCTTTGTGTGGTGGGAGCGCTGATTCTGGTCGAGGTGGTGATCGAGACGATGTTTGTCGGCCAGCGGCAGCTTGGATGGGGATCATTGATGGGAGCGCTGGCCGTGTTCAGCGGCGCGCAACTGCTGATGCTGGGCATCATCGGCGAATATGTCGGACGTGCGTTCCTGACGGTTTCCGGCAAGCCGCAGTCCCTGGTGCGCACGGTCATTCAACATGAAACACAAACCGCATGA
- a CDS encoding FdtA/QdtA family cupin domain-containing protein has translation MIHETTIETCSVRGVRLYEMRHVVDTVRGHLAVVDFQQELPFQPQRCFLTYAIPGEQVRGEHAHRRCAQFLVCTHGECHLRVDDGENCEEFCLNRPTFGVLVPPMVWATEHLHSPDSVLMVLASRPYEPEDYIRDYRDFLNAAKQSK, from the coding sequence ATGATCCACGAGACCACCATCGAGACCTGTTCTGTGCGCGGTGTGCGCCTGTATGAGATGCGCCATGTCGTGGACACGGTGCGCGGCCATCTGGCCGTCGTGGATTTTCAGCAGGAACTGCCGTTTCAGCCGCAGCGTTGCTTCCTCACCTACGCCATTCCTGGAGAGCAGGTTCGTGGCGAGCATGCACACCGGCGGTGCGCGCAGTTTCTCGTCTGCACGCATGGCGAATGCCATCTCCGCGTCGATGATGGCGAAAACTGCGAGGAGTTCTGCCTGAACCGGCCGACATTTGGTGTGCTGGTGCCGCCGATGGTGTGGGCCACGGAGCATCTGCACTCGCCGGACTCCGTGCTGATGGTGCTGGCTTCGCGACCGTATGAGCCGGAGGATTACATTCGTGACTACCGGGACTTTCTGAACGCGGCAAAACAGAGTAAATAG
- a CDS encoding sensor histidine kinase → MKATTLSALLPPPEHDSAVAGLWTRTTLMMRRQPAWLASLLPLLMTLFMGWLDEVTGWEVSLFIFYAIPIILAVWWSGSGAGLGIAAVAGAVWWLANETDHPYETQLGYAWALLNREFYFCVVVFAVMTVRNKQDADEARIRMLEERRQLEHDIVSVSEHEQQRIGRDLHDGLCQHLAAIGCAARVLAEDLQEQNVPAARDAVMIEDSIQQAVLEARNLAHGIFPVHVDRSGLAAALSDLARMTSRLTGVQIEVSEGIEAHLEDPEASMHLYRIAQEAVANAVRHGGASHIVISLALAGEVLELKIEDDGRGMAATQAAQVEGMGLRTMRYRSQALGASLQFLTPSSGGTRVLCRLPVQSQPDDHHAEK, encoded by the coding sequence ATGAAAGCGACCACGCTCTCCGCATTGCTGCCGCCGCCGGAACACGACAGTGCCGTGGCGGGCTTGTGGACACGGACCACGCTGATGATGCGCCGCCAGCCGGCATGGCTCGCCTCGTTGCTCCCGTTGTTGATGACGCTGTTCATGGGCTGGCTGGATGAAGTCACCGGCTGGGAGGTCAGCTTGTTCATTTTTTATGCGATCCCCATCATCCTGGCGGTGTGGTGGTCAGGCAGCGGAGCCGGTTTGGGAATCGCAGCGGTGGCCGGCGCGGTGTGGTGGCTGGCCAACGAGACGGACCATCCTTATGAGACCCAACTGGGATATGCCTGGGCCTTGCTCAATCGCGAGTTTTACTTCTGCGTCGTGGTTTTTGCGGTCATGACGGTGCGCAACAAGCAGGACGCCGACGAGGCGCGCATCCGCATGCTGGAGGAGAGACGCCAGTTGGAGCATGACATCGTCAGCGTCAGCGAGCATGAGCAGCAGCGCATCGGCCGGGATTTGCATGACGGCCTGTGCCAGCATCTGGCGGCCATCGGCTGCGCCGCCCGGGTGCTGGCGGAGGATTTGCAGGAGCAGAACGTGCCTGCGGCGCGTGATGCCGTCATGATCGAGGATTCCATCCAGCAGGCGGTGCTGGAGGCGCGCAATCTGGCCCATGGCATTTTCCCGGTGCATGTGGACCGCAGCGGACTCGCGGCCGCATTGTCTGATCTGGCCAGGATGACGAGCCGTCTCACTGGCGTGCAAATTGAAGTCAGTGAGGGCATCGAGGCCCATCTGGAAGATCCCGAGGCGTCCATGCACTTGTACCGGATCGCGCAGGAGGCGGTGGCCAACGCGGTGCGCCATGGTGGTGCCAGCCATATTGTGATCAGCCTCGCTCTTGCTGGAGAAGTGTTGGAACTGAAGATCGAGGACGATGGCCGGGGAATGGCCGCCACCCAGGCCGCACAAGTGGAAGGCATGGGACTGCGCACGATGCGCTACCGCTCCCAGGCGCTGGGTGCCTCGCTTCAATTTCTAACACCCTCCAGCGGCGGCACACGGGTGCTTTGCAGGCTGCCAGTTCAATCCCAACCCGACGATCATCATGCCGAAAAGTGA
- a CDS encoding response regulator transcription factor, which produces MPKSETKDASPCKVLLVEDHPMFRDHLGQLINRDLGMSVCGEADNIRDAMRLIHETKPDIAIVDITLRGSSGLELLKDIKAQGLSVNVLVLSMHDEELYAERALRAGAKGYITKNEASTEVIKAIRCVMNGEVYASRQMTTKLLERMTQKRSSPELAGMETLADRELEVFQMLGRGRSTREIAQSLSLGESTVETYRARIKEKLQLRSAAELYLRAGQWVREHGA; this is translated from the coding sequence ATGCCGAAAAGTGAGACCAAAGATGCCAGCCCCTGCAAAGTGTTGCTCGTGGAGGACCATCCCATGTTCCGCGATCACCTGGGGCAGTTGATCAACCGTGACCTCGGCATGTCCGTCTGCGGAGAAGCGGACAACATTCGTGACGCCATGCGCTTGATCCACGAAACCAAGCCTGACATTGCCATCGTGGACATCACGCTGCGCGGATCGAGCGGCCTGGAACTGCTCAAGGACATCAAGGCCCAGGGGCTGTCCGTCAATGTGCTCGTGCTTTCCATGCATGATGAGGAGCTCTATGCCGAACGTGCCCTGCGTGCCGGGGCCAAGGGCTACATCACCAAAAATGAGGCTTCGACCGAGGTCATCAAGGCCATTCGCTGTGTGATGAATGGCGAGGTGTATGCCAGCAGGCAGATGACCACGAAACTGCTGGAGCGCATGACTCAGAAGCGTTCGTCGCCTGAACTGGCCGGCATGGAGACACTGGCGGATCGTGAACTGGAGGTGTTTCAAATGCTCGGCCGGGGCAGGAGCACGCGTGAGATCGCCCAGTCGCTCAGCTTGGGCGAATCCACCGTGGAAACCTATCGTGCACGCATCAAGGAAAAGCTCCAGTTGCGCAGCGCCGCCGAGCTGTATCTGCGTGCCGGCCAGTGGGTGCGTGAGCATGGCGCCTGA
- a CDS encoding tetratricopeptide repeat protein has protein sequence MSKRSRNQHPKHKPKAPCALHEPVAVPAPSALAASTEVPSARPAGSRWAHVTVAVLLMGLCASLYTWTADFPMAFDDHTYLIDNPFFREAGYFGYLEDFKEFANRPAKMGSDPDYAVNAILRPVAYTSFYLNYLMDGFNPRWFRGVNIIIHALNSLLIYALVNVLLNRSSQEGGFKRGSVLFISATAALLFAAHPLAIESVTYIVQRFTSLVVLFSLLALWLHFVSFSARSRAALWLLRSGSVVAVLLAMQTKEDGFFVPVLAVLMDWLVLGSRLRPAVTRALPLLLCMPLIPGLVLLTAAAQSGGFDWHAAVNIVNSRDTPLNHWHYIVTQLTVLAHYLRQCFWPVGLNLDPEWPMYQSLWEKPVLLALGVLVGLLASVGWLFRRFRGDARFALGFTCVLWFFITVSVSSGLVPLPDLVAEHRSYLPSIGIFILVACLLDRLRIADIRSRLPRVLVPVVTLVCVGALSWKTCVRNEVWRTNESLWKDTVVKSPGKYRTWGNLGAAYSNVGKEEKAVECYRAALKIEPQFQNGLLNLSNSLLRLNRPKESLDTTLQLIQIDKTASTKQPVAFTLGLGLAGVGRYDEAVSVFRQIMAANPDDPQTRKALGFVYLQTGLPHRALDHFHHAASVQPEDSHLQMLIKAAETAMIEKRRAR, from the coding sequence ATGTCGAAACGCAGCCGCAACCAACACCCCAAGCACAAGCCCAAGGCGCCGTGTGCGCTTCATGAGCCTGTTGCCGTCCCCGCGCCTTCAGCGCTCGCAGCTTCGACAGAGGTGCCTTCGGCCCGGCCTGCCGGATCACGGTGGGCTCACGTCACCGTGGCAGTCTTGTTGATGGGTCTCTGCGCCTCCCTGTACACCTGGACGGCGGACTTCCCCATGGCGTTCGACGACCACACCTATCTGATCGACAACCCGTTCTTCCGTGAGGCCGGTTATTTCGGCTATCTGGAGGACTTCAAGGAATTCGCCAATCGTCCGGCGAAGATGGGCTCCGATCCCGACTATGCCGTCAATGCCATCCTGCGCCCCGTCGCCTACACGAGTTTTTATCTGAACTACCTGATGGATGGCTTCAATCCGCGCTGGTTCCGTGGGGTCAATATCATCATCCACGCACTGAATTCGCTGCTGATCTATGCGCTGGTGAACGTCCTGCTGAATCGTTCCAGCCAGGAAGGCGGTTTCAAGCGCGGTTCGGTGCTGTTCATCTCCGCCACTGCGGCCCTGCTGTTTGCCGCGCATCCGCTCGCCATCGAGTCCGTCACCTACATCGTTCAGCGCTTCACCTCGCTGGTGGTGCTGTTTTCGCTGCTGGCACTGTGGCTGCACTTTGTCTCCTTCTCGGCGAGATCACGCGCCGCTCTTTGGCTGCTGCGTTCCGGCTCCGTCGTGGCGGTGCTCCTGGCCATGCAGACCAAGGAGGACGGTTTCTTTGTGCCGGTTCTGGCGGTGCTGATGGACTGGCTGGTGCTCGGCTCACGGCTGCGTCCGGCCGTCACCCGGGCGCTGCCGCTGCTGCTGTGCATGCCGCTCATTCCGGGGCTGGTCTTGCTCACCGCCGCGGCACAGAGCGGTGGTTTCGACTGGCATGCCGCCGTCAACATCGTGAACTCCAGGGACACTCCGCTGAACCACTGGCATTACATCGTGACGCAACTGACCGTGCTGGCGCACTATTTGCGGCAGTGCTTCTGGCCCGTCGGACTGAACCTCGATCCTGAGTGGCCCATGTACCAATCGCTCTGGGAGAAGCCCGTGCTGCTGGCCTTGGGAGTGCTGGTGGGGCTGCTGGCATCCGTCGGGTGGTTGTTCCGCCGTTTTCGTGGCGATGCGCGCTTTGCCCTGGGCTTCACCTGCGTGCTCTGGTTCTTCATCACCGTGTCGGTGTCCTCCGGGCTGGTGCCGCTGCCGGATCTGGTGGCGGAGCATCGCTCCTACCTGCCTTCCATCGGCATCTTCATCCTCGTGGCCTGCCTGCTGGACCGGCTGCGCATCGCGGACATCCGCTCTCGTTTGCCGCGCGTCCTGGTGCCCGTTGTCACCCTGGTTTGTGTGGGGGCGTTGTCCTGGAAAACCTGTGTGCGCAATGAGGTCTGGCGCACCAACGAAAGTCTCTGGAAGGACACCGTGGTGAAAAGCCCCGGCAAATACCGCACCTGGGGAAATCTGGGCGCGGCCTATTCCAACGTCGGGAAAGAGGAAAAGGCGGTGGAGTGCTATCGTGCGGCGCTCAAGATCGAGCCGCAGTTTCAAAACGGACTGCTCAACCTCTCCAATTCACTGCTCCGGCTCAATCGTCCCAAGGAGTCGCTCGATACCACCCTGCAGCTCATCCAGATCGACAAGACCGCCTCCACCAAGCAGCCGGTGGCGTTTACCCTGGGTCTTGGCCTCGCTGGCGTGGGCAGGTATGATGAGGCGGTTTCCGTGTTCCGGCAAATCATGGCGGCCAATCCCGATGACCCGCAGACACGCAAGGCCCTGGGCTTCGTTTATCTGCAAACCGGCCTGCCTCACCGCGCGCTGGATCACTTCCACCATGCCGCATCGGTCCAGCCTGAGGACAGCCATCTCCAAATGCTCATCAAAGCGGCTGAGACCGCCATGATTGAGAAACGCCGGGCGCGCTGA
- a CDS encoding DUF433 domain-containing protein — protein MIATFDDLRDAVLHLPKGDQMRILSVVAMEVADAHPGIDFQDNVCGGAARIIRTRIPVWLLESLRRQGKTDAELLAAYPTLNAEDLTNAWNYARSHREEMDREIAANGDES, from the coding sequence ATGATTGCCACTTTTGATGATCTCCGTGACGCTGTGCTGCATCTCCCCAAGGGGGACCAGATGCGCATTCTCTCGGTGGTGGCGATGGAGGTGGCGGATGCGCATCCGGGGATCGATTTTCAAGACAACGTTTGTGGCGGCGCGGCCCGCATCATCCGTACGCGCATCCCCGTCTGGCTGCTGGAGTCGCTGCGTCGGCAGGGAAAGACGGATGCCGAGCTGCTGGCGGCCTATCCCACGTTGAACGCGGAAGATCTCACCAATGCCTGGAACTACGCCCGTTCCCATCGCGAGGAGATGGATCGTGAAATCGCGGCGAATGGCGATGAGTCATGA
- a CDS encoding DUF5615 family PIN-like protein, whose protein sequence is MIARLYSNENFPLPVVEELRRLGHDVLTTRDAGKSNEGIPDDEVLRFAKENGRAVITHNRQDFIRLHRQSPGHAGIIVCTDNPDFPALAAKVHAQLEAMESLKGQLVRVNRGS, encoded by the coding sequence ATGATCGCGCGGTTGTATTCCAACGAGAACTTTCCTCTGCCCGTGGTCGAGGAACTTCGCCGTTTGGGGCACGACGTGCTCACCACCCGCGATGCGGGCAAATCAAATGAGGGCATCCCGGATGACGAGGTGCTGCGTTTCGCCAAAGAGAATGGCCGTGCTGTCATCACCCACAACCGCCAGGACTTCATCCGTCTGCATCGCCAGAGTCCCGGCCATGCCGGGATCATCGTCTGTACCGACAACCCCGACTTTCCCGCCCTCGCCGCCAAGGTGCATGCGCAGCTTGAAGCGATGGAGTCGCTGAAAGGCCAATTGGTGCGGGTCAATCGGGGTTCCTGA
- a CDS encoding CsbD family protein — protein sequence MTATQTKGNWNIVKGKLKQKWASLTDDDLTYVEGKTDELIGRIQKRTGETREEIKRYMQEDCDCD from the coding sequence ATGACTGCAACACAAACCAAAGGCAATTGGAACATCGTGAAGGGCAAGCTTAAACAAAAATGGGCCAGCCTGACCGATGACGATCTCACGTATGTGGAAGGAAAAACGGACGAGCTCATCGGCCGCATCCAGAAACGCACCGGGGAAACCCGGGAGGAGATCAAACGCTACATGCAGGAAGACTGTGACTGCGATTGA
- a CDS encoding DUF1328 domain-containing protein, translated as MLSYTLTFLIIAILAGALGFSGVAGTAAWIAHVCFVLFLVLFLVSLISGRRPPAM; from the coding sequence ATGCTATCCTATACTCTGACATTTCTCATCATCGCGATCCTTGCCGGCGCGCTTGGGTTTAGCGGCGTCGCGGGCACTGCGGCATGGATCGCGCACGTTTGTTTCGTGTTGTTTCTCGTCTTGTTCCTGGTGTCGCTCATTTCAGGCCGCCGTCCGCCTGCCATGTGA